The following proteins are encoded in a genomic region of Oncorhynchus kisutch isolate 150728-3 linkage group LG18, Okis_V2, whole genome shotgun sequence:
- the LOC109909266 gene encoding calcium-binding protein 39 — protein MPFPFGKSHKSPADIVKNLKDNMTVLEKHDISDKKAEKATEEVSKSLVAMKEILYGTNEKEPQTEAVAQLAQELYNSGLLSTLVADLQLIDFEGKKDVAQIFNNILRRQIGTRTPTVEYLCTQQNILFMLLKGYESPEIALNCGIMLRECIRHEPLAKITLGAEQFYDFFRYVEMSTFDIASDAFATFKDLLTRHKILSAEFLEQHYDRFFSEYEKLLHSENYVTKRQSLKLLGELLLDRHNFTIMTKYISKPENLKLMMNLLRDKSRNIQFEAFHVFKVFVANPNKTQPILDILLKNQTKLIEFLSKFQNDRTEDEQFNDEKTYLVKQIRDLKRLSPQEA, from the exons atgccgTTCCCCTTTGGCAAGTCCCACAAGTCGCCGGCGGACATCGTCAAGAACCTGAAGGACAACATGACGGTGTTGGAGAAACACGACATCTCTGACAAGAAGGCTGAGAAG GCCACGGAGGAGGTGTCTAAGAGCCTCGTGGCGATGAAGGAGATTCTGTACGGCACCAATGAGAAGGAGCCCCAGACAGAGGCGGTGGCCCAGCTGGCCCAGGAGCTTTACAACAGCGGCCTGCTCAGCACCCTCGTAGCTGACCTGCAGCTCATCGACTTTGAG GGTAAGAAGGATGTGGCTCAGATCTTCAACAACATCTTGAGGCGTCAGATCGGGACGCGGACGCCCACGGTGGAGTACCTCTGTACTCAGCAGAACATTCTCTTCATGCTGCTCAAAGG GTACGAGTCTCCAGAGATCGCTTTGAACTGTGGCATCATGCTGAGGGAGTGTATCAGGCACGAGCCACTGGCCAAGATCACTCTGGGGGCCGAGCAGTTCTACGACTTCTTCAGATACGTGGAGATGTCCACGTTCGACATCGCTTCAGACGCATTCGCCACTTTTAAA GACTTGCTAACGAGACACAAGATTCTGAGTGCAGAGTTCCTGGAGCAGCATTACGACAGG ttcTTCAGTGAATATGAGAAGTTACTCCACTCTGAGAACTACGTGACTAAAAGGCAATCCCTCAAG TTGCTGGGAGAGCTACTTCTCGATCGACACAATTTCACCATCATGACGAAATACATCAGCAAGCCAGAGAACCTCAAGCTAATGATGAACCTTCTTCGAGACAAAAGCCGCAACATCCAGTTTGAGGCCTTCCATGTCttcaag GTGTTTGTGGCCAACCCCAACAAGACACAGCCCATCTTGGACATTCTTCTGAAGAACCAGACCAAACTCATCGAGTTCCTCTCCAAGTTCCAGAACGACAGGACGGAGGACGAACAGTTCAATGATGAAAAGACGTACCTGGTCAAACAGATCAGAGATCTGAAGAGGCTGTCCCCCCAGGAGGCCTGA
- the LOC109908766 gene encoding transcription factor HES-1: MTASTMAHNVGKQSSAKEERKLRKPIIERKRRERINNCLDQLKETVVGAFSLDQSKLEKADILEMTVKHLQNVQTHRFSADPNLDLDAQQKYSTGYIQCMHEVHNMLLSCEWMDKTLGSRLLNHLLKSLPRSSEERLSQANPNLRLDTHPPSQGPGAPTTPLRGDSRSGRQGQREGPLSLMVGPQDSPLLLLGSPQLLSPHLGMLEMWRPW, from the exons ATGACAGCTAGCACTATGGCTCACAACGTGGGGAAACAATCGAGTGCcaaggaggagagaaag CTGCGGAAGCCGATAATTGAGAGGAAAAGACGGGAGAGGATTAATAACTGCTTGGATCAACTGAAAGAAACCGTGGTCGGGGCGTTCAGTCTTGAC CAATCGAAACTTGAAAAGGCGGACATTCTAGAGATGACAGTGAAACACCTGCAGAATGTTCAGACTCATAGATTCAGTG CAGACCCCAACTTAGACCTAGATGCACAGCAGAAGTACAGCACAGGCTACATCCAGTGCATGCACGAGGTCCACAACATGCTGCTCAGCTGCGAGTGGATGGATAAAACTCTTGGCTCCCGCCTGCTCAACCACCTGCTCAAATCCCTGCCCCGCTCCAGTGAAGAGCGCCTCTCTCAGGCCAACCCCAACCTCAGGCttgacacccacccacccagccaggggCCTGGAGCCCCCACTACACCCCTCAGAGGGGACTCCAGGTCTGGTaggcagggacagagggaggggccCCTGTCCCTCATGGTGGGGCCCCAGGACAGCCCCCTGCTCCTGCTCGGGAGCCCCCAGCTCCTCAGCCCCCACCTGGGCATGCTGGAGATGTGGAGGCCCTGGTAA
- the LOC109909265 gene encoding integral membrane protein 2C codes for MVKITFQSVAGQKAEKEQNDGDKTDILITHPMEDEEELVLPLRSGRSPLNGLCCLTFGLVVFMSGLVLASIYVYRYYFIPQIPEESLFHCRVRYEDSVYAPLRGRQELEENVGIYLEDNYEQISVPVPHFGGSDPADIIHDFHRGLTAYHDIALDKCYVIELNTTIVMPPRNLWELLVNVKKGTYLPQTYIIQEEMFVTGRVHNMRQLGPFIYRLCNGKDTYRLKRRTRRRINKREVANCHRIRHFENTFVVETVICDGV; via the exons ATGGTGAAGATCACTTTCCAGTCCGTCGCGGGACAGAAAGCCGAGAAGGAGCAGAATGATGGCGACAAAACCGACATTCTCATAACCCATCCAATG gaggatgaggaggagctgGTTCTGCCTCTGCGCTCAGGGAGATCTCCTCTGAATGGCCTATGCTGCCTGACCTTTGGCCTGGTGGTCTTcatgtctggtctggtgttggcCTCCATCTATGTCTACCGCTACTACTTCATACCCCAG ATCCCAGAGGAGAGTCTGTTCCACTGCAGGGTTCGTTATGAGGACTCTGTATACGCCCCTCTGAGAGGCagacaggagctggaggagaaCGTGGGCATCTACCTGGAAGACAACTATGAGCAGATCAGCGTGCCTGTGCCCCACTTTGGAGGAAGCGACCCTGCTGACATCATCCACGACTTTCACAGG GGACTGACTGCCTACCATGACATCGCTCTGGACAAATGCTATGTCATCGAGCTCAACACCACCATCGTTATGCCCCCACGGAACCTCTGGGAACTGCTGGTCAATGTTAAG AAGGGGACATACCTGCCCCAGACCTACATTATCCAGGAGGAGATGTTTGTGACAGGGAGGGTTCACAACATGCGCCAGCTGGGGCCCTTCATCTACCGCCTGTGTAACGGCAAGGACACATACCGCCTGAAACGCCGCACCCGCAGAC GCATCAACAAACGGGAAGTGGCGAACTGCCATCGTATCCGCCACTTTGAGAACACGTTTGTGGTTGAGACGGTCATCTGTGATGGAGTGTAA
- the LOC109909547 gene encoding transcription cofactor HES-6: MAPSALHIKNGFGMDEDDYYGINKGDRKARKPLVEKKRRARINESLQELRTLLADTDSKVENAEVLEMTVKKVEHILKDRPQETDIMNREASERFAAGYIQCMHEVHMFVSNCPGIDATVAAELLNHLLESMPLNEDHSQDMVMDIISDTSSNNGSTWQAGEAVCAALASPGCRSISSGSSSALSPVASTTSSEDLCETDSEHNQGATDALGNQQAQNMPTISYYKSMWRPW; the protein is encoded by the exons ATGGCCCCCTCGGCTCTGCACATCAAGAACGGATTTGGCATGGATGAGGATGACTACTACGGGATTAATAAAGGGGATAGAAAG GCAAGAAAACCTTTGGTGGAGAAGAAGAGGCGTGCTCGTATCAATGAGAGTTTGCAGGAGCTCCGGACCTTGCTCGCTGACACCGAC TCAAAGGTGGAGAACGCAGAGGTACTGGAGATGACGGTGAAAAAAGTGGAGCATATTCTCAAGGATCGTCCCCAAG AGACTGACATCATGAACCGGGAGGCCAGCGAGAGGTTTGCAGCAGGCTACATCCAGTGCATGCATGAGGTCCATATGTTTGTGTCCAACTGTCCCGGGATAGACGCGACGGTGGCGGCCGAGCTACTGAACCACCTGCTGGAGAGTATGCCCTTGAACGAGGATCACTCCCAGGACATGGTTATGGATATAATATCGGACACTTCCAGCAACAACGGCAGCACTTGGCAAGCCGGCGAGGCAGTGTGCGCGGCACTAGCCTCACCCGGATGCAGGAGTATATCCAGCGGCTCTTCCTCGGCCCTCTCCCCCGTCGCCTCCACCACCTCCAGTGAGGACCTGTGCGAGACAGACAGCGAGCACAACCAGGGCGCTACCGACGCACTGGGGAACCAACAGGCCCAGAACATGCCCACTATCAGCTACTACAAGTCCATGTGGAGGCCCTGGTAG